Proteins encoded in a region of the Prunus persica cultivar Lovell chromosome G4, Prunus_persica_NCBIv2, whole genome shotgun sequence genome:
- the LOC18778432 gene encoding RNA-binding protein MEX3B isoform X2, with amino-acid sequence MDDTDGARGGRRTFKQRLRLNGFGCCGAAWVFGRTAAISVRDGDEDDQEPQNHHLPLPPQQRVVSVVGQAQPVNNWDPDCVGPISTGSGMNLAAALAAERQFRAPQESDGGGSVVGPAGDGSAVTTAPGTPTRVSLMRLLEETEVDGCDAFGGATTESDKAEGGLGNDTVCCVCMSRKKGAAFIPCGHTFCRVCSREVWLNRGSCPLCNRSILEILDIF; translated from the coding sequence ATGGACGATACGGATGGAGCGAGAGGCGGGAGGAGGACCTTCAAGCAACGGCTCAGATTGAATGGGTTTGGCTGCTGTGGGGCCGCCTGGGTTTTTGGACGAACGGCGGCCATAAGCGTAAGAGATGGCGATGAGGACGACCAAGAGCCACAAAACCATCATctaccactaccaccacaacaACGAGTTGTAAGTGTGGTGGGCCAGGCTCAACCGGTCAACAATTGGGATCCGGATTGCGTGGGTCCGATTTCGACCGGGTCTGGCATGAACTTGGCTGCCGCCTTAGCAGCCGAGCGTCAGTTTCGGGCACCGCAAGAATCGGACGGAGGAGGGTCGGTGGTGGGGCCTGCGGGTGACGGAAGTGCAGTAACAACGGCACCTGGCACGCCGACGAGAGTATCGTTGATGAGATTGCTGGAGGAAACGGAAGTGGACGGCTGTGATGCGTTTGGTGGTGCGACGACAGAGAGCGACAAAGCAGAGGGAGGGCTGGGCAATGATACGGTGTGCTGCGTGTGCATGAGCAGGAAGAAAGGTGCAGCTTTCATCCCATGTGGGCACACCTTTTGCAGAGTGTGTTCGAGGGAGGTGTGGTTGAATCGAGGGTCTTGTCCCCTCTGCAACCGTTCGATCCTCGAGATCCTCGATATATTCTAA
- the LOC18778432 gene encoding putative E3 ubiquitin-protein ligase XBAT35 isoform X1 — MSQLSVILQETVRREREARTVLEILREQMDDTDGARGGRRTFKQRLRLNGFGCCGAAWVFGRTAAISVRDGDEDDQEPQNHHLPLPPQQRVVSVVGQAQPVNNWDPDCVGPISTGSGMNLAAALAAERQFRAPQESDGGGSVVGPAGDGSAVTTAPGTPTRVSLMRLLEETEVDGCDAFGGATTESDKAEGGLGNDTVCCVCMSRKKGAAFIPCGHTFCRVCSREVWLNRGSCPLCNRSILEILDIF, encoded by the coding sequence ATGAGTCAACTCAGTGTGATATTGCAGGAAACGGTGCGTCGAGAGAGGGAAGCAAGAACTGTTCTTGAAATTCTGAGGGAACAAATGGACGATACGGATGGAGCGAGAGGCGGGAGGAGGACCTTCAAGCAACGGCTCAGATTGAATGGGTTTGGCTGCTGTGGGGCCGCCTGGGTTTTTGGACGAACGGCGGCCATAAGCGTAAGAGATGGCGATGAGGACGACCAAGAGCCACAAAACCATCATctaccactaccaccacaacaACGAGTTGTAAGTGTGGTGGGCCAGGCTCAACCGGTCAACAATTGGGATCCGGATTGCGTGGGTCCGATTTCGACCGGGTCTGGCATGAACTTGGCTGCCGCCTTAGCAGCCGAGCGTCAGTTTCGGGCACCGCAAGAATCGGACGGAGGAGGGTCGGTGGTGGGGCCTGCGGGTGACGGAAGTGCAGTAACAACGGCACCTGGCACGCCGACGAGAGTATCGTTGATGAGATTGCTGGAGGAAACGGAAGTGGACGGCTGTGATGCGTTTGGTGGTGCGACGACAGAGAGCGACAAAGCAGAGGGAGGGCTGGGCAATGATACGGTGTGCTGCGTGTGCATGAGCAGGAAGAAAGGTGCAGCTTTCATCCCATGTGGGCACACCTTTTGCAGAGTGTGTTCGAGGGAGGTGTGGTTGAATCGAGGGTCTTGTCCCCTCTGCAACCGTTCGATCCTCGAGATCCTCGATATATTCTAA